Proteins co-encoded in one Dendropsophus ebraccatus isolate aDenEbr1 chromosome 9, aDenEbr1.pat, whole genome shotgun sequence genomic window:
- the ROGDI gene encoding protein rogdi homolog, translated as MATAAAAASSAERGVLEEEFKWLLKEEVHSVLKQLQDILKDASRRFTLPSGTADGATKQENFVLGSSSTDQVKGVLTLQGDTLCQAEVNLKVMRTNQMLHFAFRDDKQWKMQQIQDARNHVNQAIYLLTNRGENYTFQTGSEVLKLMDAVMLQLTRARNRLTTPATMTLPEVATSGLTKMFTPSLPSEVLLNFYVNVNKLCLLVYQLHALQPNSTKNFRPAGSAVLHNPGAMFELSNQRFEVSQVHKVECVVPWLNDALVFFTVSLQLCQQLKDKISIFSSYWNFRTY; from the exons ATGGCGAcagcggcggcggcagcgagcagtgCGGAGCGGGGAGTGCTG GAAGAAGAGTTCAAATGGCTCCTGAAGGAGGAGGTGCACTCCGTTCTCAAGCAGCTGCAGGACATCTTAAAG GATGCATCCCGGAGGTTCACCCTGCCCAGCGGGACTGCAGATGGCGCCACCAAGCAGGAGAACTTTGTACTAGGAAGTTCCAG CACCGACCAGGTGAAGGGAGTCCTGACCCTGCAGGGAGACACGCTGTGCCAGGCC GAAGTGAACCTGAAGGTGATGAGGACCAATCAGATGCTGCACTTTGCCTTCAGGGACGACAAACAATGGAAGATGCAGCAG ATTCAGGACGCCAGAAACCACGTGAATCAGGCGATTTACCTGCTCACCAACCGAGGGGAGAACTACACCTTCCAGACGGGGTCGGAGGTGCTGAAG CTGATGGACGCCGTTATGCTGCAGTTAACCAGAGCTCGCAATCGCCTCACCACACCGGCGACCATGACATTGCCAGAAGTGGCCACCAGCGGCCTGACG AAAATGTTTACGCCATCGCTGCCCTCCGAGGTTCTGCTGAATTTCTATGTGAATGTGAATAAGCTGTGTCTCCTGGTGTACCAGCTCCACGCCCTGCAGCCCAACTCCACCAAG AATTTCCGCCCGGCGGGCAGTGCTGTCCTGCATAATCCTGGAGCCATGTT TGAGCTGAGCAACCAGCGCTTCGAGGTCAGCCAGGTCCATAAGGTGGAGTGCGTGGTGCCCTGGCTAAATGACGCCCTGGTCTTCTTCACTGTatctctgcagctctgccagCAGCTCAAGGACAAG ATCTCCATATTTTCCAGCTATTGGAACTTCCGGACATATTAA